Proteins encoded within one genomic window of Campylobacter lari:
- the folP gene encoding dihydropteroate synthase, with the protein MKIIKINPNTDFEQISKYIKPHKAGEKIMSEKTQIHFFLIKELRAPAANILKQDALRVGAELVTHKEVILGKEHTNALLMVTQDQAKKLIEKEKLQDFKLKNLALFLKSNFAKPKYAKIMGVININEDSFNAQSRVKENEVLEKIELMISQGADYIDIGGVSSRPGSMYCGKEEEFKRLKNTLDLIYKEKLYEKCIFSLDSFDEYCLEYALNKGFKLINDITGFKNENLAKLALKYKATYTLMHIQNTPQNMQDNPFYEDVLAELDDFFTQKLERLSELGLEDVILDVGIGFGKSPWHNMMLIKHLEHFLRFEKELLIGASRKSVINAYFNSSVEQRLAGTLYLHLEAFKNGASIIRAHDVYEHKQMFELAKAMDELSLE; encoded by the coding sequence ATGAAAATCATTAAAATCAATCCTAACACAGACTTTGAGCAAATTTCTAAATATATAAAGCCACATAAAGCAGGTGAGAAAATTATGAGTGAAAAAACTCAAATTCATTTTTTTCTTATCAAAGAACTAAGAGCACCTGCTGCAAATATACTTAAACAAGACGCACTAAGGGTTGGAGCTGAACTTGTAACACACAAAGAAGTTATACTAGGTAAAGAACATACTAATGCCTTACTTATGGTAACACAAGATCAAGCTAAAAAGCTTATAGAAAAAGAAAAACTACAAGATTTTAAGCTTAAAAATTTAGCACTATTTTTAAAGTCTAATTTCGCTAAACCAAAATATGCAAAAATTATGGGTGTGATTAATATTAATGAAGATAGTTTTAATGCTCAAAGTAGGGTTAAAGAAAATGAAGTTTTAGAAAAAATCGAACTCATGATTTCTCAAGGGGCTGATTATATAGATATAGGCGGGGTTTCTTCAAGACCTGGAAGTATGTATTGTGGGAAAGAAGAAGAGTTTAAACGCTTAAAAAATACCCTAGATTTAATCTATAAAGAAAAACTTTATGAAAAATGTATTTTTAGTTTAGATAGTTTTGATGAGTATTGTTTAGAATATGCTTTAAATAAAGGCTTTAAGCTTATTAATGATATCACCGGTTTTAAAAATGAAAATTTAGCCAAACTAGCTTTAAAATACAAAGCCACTTATACACTCATGCATATACAAAATACCCCACAAAATATGCAAGATAACCCTTTTTATGAAGATGTACTCGCTGAGCTTGATGATTTTTTTACACAAAAGCTAGAAAGGCTAAGTGAGCTTGGTTTAGAAGATGTGATTTTAGATGTTGGCATTGGTTTTGGTAAAAGTCCTTGGCATAATATGATGTTAATCAAACACTTAGAGCATTTTTTACGCTTTGAAAAAGAACTTTTGATTGGAGCTAGTAGGAAAAGTGTGATAAATGCTTATTTTAACTCAAGTGTTGAACAAAGATTAGCTGGTACGCTTTATTTACATTTAGAGGCTTTTAAAAATGGTGCAAGCATTATAAGAGCACATGATGTGTATGAGCATAAGCAAATGTTTGAACTTGCAAAAGCTATGGATGAACTTTCTTTGGAGTAG
- the tlyA gene encoding 23S rRNA (cytidine-2'-O)-methyltransferase TlyA — translation MRYDVFVSAKLNISRNKACELIENKQILLNSEFKKTSFKITSLNPLEDESLKLTLLEELFVSRAAFKLKHFLQEYTFTIKDKICLDIGSSTGGFVQILHQNNAKHITALDVGSNQLHESLRNLENIQICENTDLREFKSEILYDVITCDVSFISLTHLIFHIDKLAKDLIILLFKPQFEVGKNAKRDKNGVVKDTKAIKNAKESFEKACAKLGWILQASQESHLKGKEGNVEFFYAYRKN, via the coding sequence ATGAGGTATGATGTCTTTGTAAGTGCAAAGTTAAACATTTCTCGCAACAAAGCTTGTGAGCTTATAGAAAACAAGCAAATTTTACTCAATAGTGAGTTTAAAAAAACCTCTTTTAAAATCACATCTTTAAATCCTTTAGAAGATGAGAGTTTAAAACTCACGCTTTTAGAAGAGCTTTTTGTAAGCAGAGCTGCTTTTAAGCTCAAGCATTTTTTACAAGAGTATACATTTACTATCAAAGATAAAATTTGTTTAGATATAGGTTCATCGACCGGAGGTTTTGTGCAAATTTTACACCAAAATAATGCTAAACACATTACAGCTTTAGATGTAGGTTCTAACCAACTTCATGAGAGCTTAAGAAATTTAGAAAATATCCAAATTTGTGAAAACACTGATTTGCGTGAGTTTAAAAGTGAAATTTTATATGATGTTATCACTTGTGATGTGAGTTTTATATCTTTAACACATTTGATTTTTCATATAGATAAACTTGCTAAAGATCTTATCATCTTGCTTTTTAAACCTCAATTTGAAGTAGGTAAAAATGCTAAGCGCGATAAAAACGGAGTGGTAAAAGATACCAAAGCCATCAAAAATGCTAAAGAAAGCTTTGAAAAAGCTTGTGCAAAGCTTGGTTGGATCTTGCAAGCAAGTCAAGAGTCACACTTAAAAGGAAAAGAAGGTAATGTTGAGTTTTTCTACGCCTATAGAAAAAACTAA
- a CDS encoding HobA family DNA replication regulator: MSNSFLKFTLEQIRENGTYTSWLEERRLEWSPLIASKLALLLQGYTFIVITDEQRAWFEEYFLSQINANTTRPLVPFVSLKGIYNKACNTQEDIDLLNDLLSISFPNGYAFFYIGTNTGFKFKIANSKAESMLWLFDEQLQNSFYLSSRDKELDYKLISLYKVFEQSLEAVLFSKVEI; the protein is encoded by the coding sequence ATGAGCAATAGTTTTTTAAAATTTACCCTAGAGCAAATCCGAGAAAATGGCACTTATACAAGTTGGTTAGAAGAAAGGCGTCTTGAATGGTCGCCTTTGATAGCTTCTAAATTAGCTTTGCTTTTACAAGGTTATACTTTTATTGTGATTACTGATGAGCAAAGAGCTTGGTTTGAAGAGTATTTTTTAAGCCAAATCAATGCTAACACCACAAGACCTTTAGTGCCTTTTGTGTCTTTAAAAGGAATTTATAATAAGGCTTGCAATACCCAAGAAGATATAGATTTGCTAAATGATCTTTTGAGTATTTCTTTTCCCAATGGTTATGCCTTTTTTTATATAGGAACTAATACAGGGTTTAAATTTAAAATCGCTAATTCTAAAGCAGAAAGTATGCTTTGGCTTTTTGATGAGCAATTGCAAAATAGCTTTTATCTTTCCTCGCGCGATAAGGAATTAGACTATAAACTTATTTCTTTATACAAAGTATTTGAGCAAAGCTTAGAGGCTGTGCTTTTTTCTAAGGTAGAAATTTGA
- a CDS encoding DNA polymerase III subunit delta' produces the protein MQEKLTEEYGAKNLRFFIPKNPDLELRLNDLTYDKNAQATARAIMKESYMAEAQAKIIVILAKSFREEAQNFLLKLFEEPPKNVYFIIVAPSKNVFLPTILSRFIIEKHKIQKEKMSLNLDPKKMDLAQIASLLKQYENIDKHECLDLISALSYECFKQDIKLNDEEIEFFYKAYELAKLNAKPTILLSTIALILHERKNENH, from the coding sequence ATGCAAGAAAAACTCACAGAAGAATATGGAGCAAAAAATCTTAGATTTTTCATACCTAAAAACCCTGATTTAGAATTAAGATTAAATGACTTAACTTATGACAAAAACGCTCAAGCAACGGCAAGGGCTATTATGAAAGAAAGTTATATGGCTGAAGCACAAGCTAAAATTATTGTTATACTAGCTAAGTCTTTTCGTGAAGAAGCACAAAATTTTTTATTAAAGCTTTTTGAAGAGCCACCAAAAAATGTATATTTTATTATCGTAGCTCCTTCAAAAAATGTTTTTTTACCTACTATACTTTCAAGATTTATCATAGAAAAGCATAAAATTCAAAAAGAAAAGATGTCTTTAAATTTAGATCCTAAAAAAATGGATCTAGCTCAAATTGCTTCATTATTAAAACAATATGAAAATATAGACAAGCATGAATGTTTAGATTTAATTAGTGCTTTAAGCTATGAGTGTTTTAAACAAGATATAAAATTAAACGATGAAGAAATTGAATTTTTTTATAAAGCTTATGAGCTTGCTAAATTAAATGCAAAGCCAACTATTTTACTAAGCACCATAGCTTTAATTTTACATGAGAGAAAAAATGAAAATCATTAA
- a CDS encoding bifunctional riboflavin kinase/FAD synthetase has translation MLSFSTPIEKTKITNLAMGRFDGMHLGHFELFKHLDENGALFIITKEEKEALTPKDFRVNLVDFPLIFCDFDKIKDYKGEDFLKLLKQEFPKLEKIIVGYDFKFGKERKCSAKDIQSLCGINTIIVDEFKIQNKSVHASMIKTLLKEAKVKEAKNFLGRFYNIQANIIKGQGIGAKELFATLNLHTKDFFLPKDGVYATLVKIENKSYHSVSFIGIRSTDENFALETHILDENFTNTKAISVELSFIDYIRANEKFNDLALLKAQISKDIDKAKEILGRLNER, from the coding sequence ATGTTGAGTTTTTCTACGCCTATAGAAAAAACTAAGATCACAAATTTAGCCATGGGGCGTTTTGATGGTATGCATTTGGGGCATTTTGAGCTTTTTAAGCATTTAGATGAAAATGGTGCCTTATTTATCATCACTAAAGAGGAAAAAGAAGCCCTAACACCTAAGGATTTTAGAGTAAATTTGGTTGATTTTCCTTTGATTTTTTGTGATTTTGATAAAATCAAGGACTATAAAGGCGAGGATTTTTTAAAGCTTTTAAAGCAAGAATTTCCCAAACTAGAAAAGATCATTGTAGGTTATGATTTTAAATTTGGCAAAGAAAGAAAATGCAGTGCCAAAGACATACAAAGTCTTTGTGGTATAAACACCATCATCGTAGATGAGTTTAAAATTCAAAATAAAAGTGTTCATGCAAGTATGATTAAAACCTTACTTAAAGAAGCAAAAGTCAAAGAAGCTAAAAATTTTCTAGGTAGATTTTATAATATACAAGCAAATATCATCAAAGGTCAAGGCATAGGCGCTAAAGAGCTTTTTGCAACTTTAAATTTACATACAAAAGACTTCTTTTTACCCAAAGATGGCGTATATGCGACTTTAGTAAAGATTGAAAATAAAAGCTATCATAGTGTAAGTTTTATAGGCATAAGATCTACTGATGAAAATTTTGCTTTAGAAACGCATATTTTAGATGAAAATTTCACAAATACAAAAGCAATTTCAGTTGAGTTAAGTTTTATTGACTATATAAGAGCTAATGAAAAATTTAACGACTTAGCCTTATTAAAAGCACAAATTAGTAAAGATATTGACAAAGCAAAAGAAATTTTAGGAAGATTAAATGAAAGATGA
- the ligA gene encoding NAD-dependent DNA ligase LigA, whose protein sequence is MTYQEYLEKVKLAKEWMRAYYEDDEPLASDEEYDKLIRELKAFETLHQEKISKDSPTQNIAPIIQSEFHKLAHSAKMWSMEDVFDEAELRAWAKRAKCEFDFFIEPKFDGASLNLTYENGILISGATRGDGEVGEDITLNVKEISNIPQKIPYKDKIEIRGEVVILKEDFEKINEKRAKDGLSLFANPRNAASGSLRQLDTSITKERNLKFYPWGVGENSLEFSKHSEVMEFVRSLGFLKDDFVFCVKTLDEVLEKYHELLEKRDQKPMMMDGMVVRVDDLAHCKLLGYTVKFPKFIAAFKFPALEKTTTLLGVNLQVGRSGVITPVAVLEPVNLDGVIVKSATLHNFDEIARLGVMIGDSVSVIRSGDVIPKITKVFTQRRDGLESKITKPTLCPECLSELLDEGAFLKCQNLDCKARLVNSIIHFVSKKCLNIDGLGENIVELLFKEGKITNIESIFFLKYSDFEGLEGFKEKKINNLLSAIENAKKCPLSRFITALGIEHIGEVAAKKLAQSFGFEWFMQSYEAYANLEGFGEQMAKSLEEFTHVNANRIKHFYEILHLEDEKKELIINDNISNKTFVITGTLSKSRDHFKELIENFGAKVSSSVSKKTDFVLYGSEAGSKLEKAQNLGVKCINEAEFNALLGGDDEV, encoded by the coding sequence ATGACTTATCAAGAGTATTTAGAAAAGGTAAAATTAGCAAAAGAATGGATGAGGGCTTATTATGAAGATGATGAGCCTTTAGCAAGCGATGAAGAATATGATAAACTTATAAGAGAGTTAAAAGCATTTGAAACGCTTCATCAAGAAAAGATTTCTAAAGATTCTCCTACGCAAAATATCGCTCCTATTATACAAAGTGAGTTTCATAAACTTGCACATAGTGCAAAAATGTGGTCTATGGAAGATGTTTTTGATGAAGCTGAGCTTAGAGCTTGGGCAAAAAGAGCTAAATGTGAATTTGATTTTTTCATAGAACCTAAATTTGATGGAGCGAGTTTAAATCTTACTTATGAAAATGGTATTTTAATCAGCGGTGCTACAAGGGGTGATGGAGAAGTGGGTGAGGATATTACTTTAAATGTAAAAGAAATATCAAACATACCTCAAAAAATTCCTTATAAAGACAAGATAGAAATTCGTGGCGAAGTGGTAATTTTAAAAGAAGATTTTGAAAAAATCAATGAAAAAAGAGCTAAAGATGGCTTGAGCTTATTTGCAAACCCACGCAACGCAGCAAGTGGCTCTTTAAGACAGCTTGATACAAGCATTACAAAAGAAAGAAATTTAAAATTTTATCCTTGGGGAGTGGGGGAGAATTCTTTAGAATTTAGCAAGCACTCTGAAGTAATGGAGTTTGTAAGAAGTCTTGGTTTTTTAAAAGATGATTTTGTTTTTTGTGTTAAGACTTTAGATGAGGTTTTAGAAAAATATCACGAGCTTTTAGAAAAAAGAGATCAAAAGCCTATGATGATGGATGGTATGGTTGTAAGGGTAGATGATTTAGCTCATTGTAAGCTTTTGGGTTATACCGTGAAATTTCCAAAATTTATAGCTGCGTTTAAATTTCCTGCTTTGGAAAAAACTACAACATTACTTGGGGTTAATTTACAAGTTGGAAGAAGTGGGGTGATTACCCCTGTGGCGGTTTTAGAGCCTGTAAATTTAGATGGGGTTATCGTAAAGTCTGCAACCTTACATAATTTTGATGAGATAGCTAGACTTGGAGTGATGATAGGCGATAGCGTAAGTGTGATAAGAAGTGGAGATGTTATACCTAAAATCACTAAAGTTTTTACTCAAAGGCGTGATGGTTTAGAAAGTAAGATCACTAAACCAACTCTTTGTCCTGAGTGTTTAAGTGAACTTTTAGATGAGGGTGCTTTTTTAAAATGTCAAAACTTAGATTGTAAAGCAAGACTTGTAAATTCTATCATACATTTTGTATCTAAAAAGTGTTTGAATATAGACGGCCTTGGAGAAAATATCGTCGAGCTTTTGTTTAAAGAAGGAAAAATCACTAACATAGAAAGTATATTTTTCTTAAAATACAGCGATTTTGAAGGCTTAGAAGGCTTTAAAGAGAAAAAAATCAACAATCTTCTAAGTGCTATTGAGAATGCAAAAAAATGCCCCTTATCAAGGTTTATCACTGCTTTGGGTATAGAGCATATTGGTGAAGTAGCAGCTAAAAAATTAGCTCAATCTTTTGGCTTTGAATGGTTTATGCAAAGCTATGAAGCTTATGCAAATTTAGAAGGCTTTGGCGAGCAAATGGCTAAAAGCTTAGAAGAATTTACCCATGTCAATGCAAATCGCATTAAGCATTTTTATGAAATTTTACATTTAGAAGATGAGAAAAAAGAGCTTATTATAAATGATAATATTTCTAATAAAACCTTTGTTATCACAGGCACTTTAAGCAAATCACGCGATCATTTTAAAGAACTAATTGAAAACTTTGGAGCAAAGGTAAGTTCAAGTGTGTCTAAAAAAACTGACTTTGTATTATATGGAAGTGAAGCAGGCTCAAAGCTTGAAAAGGCTCAAAACTTAGGGGTTAAGTGCATCAATGAAGCTGAGTTTAACGCTCTTTTAGGCGGTGATGATGAGGTATGA